One genomic window of Cricetulus griseus strain 17A/GY chromosome 3, alternate assembly CriGri-PICRH-1.0, whole genome shotgun sequence includes the following:
- the LOC100755061 gene encoding swi5-dependent recombination DNA repair protein 1 homolog isoform X2, with protein sequence MADEEGNQEFASKMESASDSTSTKMEGAVDSASNKVENTSDSESTKLESESDSTSVKIESESDSTSTKLESESDSSSIKVESAVDSASAKMEIESDSTSAKMESTSDSASSKVEKSTSDSSLSKVEKSTSDSASSKVEKSTSDSASSKVEKSTSDSASTLPDTPGTSDTLPSPQTNTLGRQPMSGTLKERLKKTRSSSHSFCSVVKRLKVEKEENYETSSEPGASSKEKSCSEFQGSLKHKDSASEKDSSENANACKSKSLGTGSSSALQNDFESENTKEKLKEEKAKLAKQVQEKEELLRRLKLVKMYRIKNNLAELEMLIKKWRKCSQQLLYELQAVMSEEDEKLSLTELIDYYGVDEKVVHYDRSEEEFTGV encoded by the exons ATGGCTGACGAAG AAGGAAATCAGGAGTTTGCTTCCAAGATGGAGAGCGCATCAGATTCAACATCCACCAAGATGGAGGGTGCAGTAGATTCAGCATCTAACAAGGTGGAGAATACATCAGATTCAGAATCCACCAAGCTGGAGAGCGAATCAGATTCAACATCCGTCAAGATAGAGAGTGAATCAGATTCAACATCAACCAAGCTGGAGAGCGAATCAGATTCATCATCCATCAAGGTGGAGAGTGCAGTAGATTCAGCTTCTGCCAAGATGGAGATCGAATCAGATTCAACATCCGCCAAGATGGAGAGCACATCAGATTCAGCATCGAGCAAGGTAGAGAAGAGCACATCAGATTCATCATTGAGCAAGGTGGAGAAGAGCACATCAGATTCAGCATCGAGCAAGGTGGAGAAGAGCACATCAGATTCAGCATCGAGCAAGGTGGAGAAGAGCACATCAGATTCAGCATCGACTTTACCTGACACTCCGGGGACCAGTGATACTCTACCATCACCCCAAACAAATACTTTAGGAAGACAA CCTATGAGTGGAACACTTaaagaaagattaaagaaaacaaggtCTTCATCTCATTCTTTTTGTAGTGTGGTGAAACGACTTAAAGTAGAGAAGGAGGAAAATTATGAGACCTCTTCAGAACCAGGAgcatcatcaaaagaaaaaagctgtTCCGAATTCCAAGGAAGTTTGAAACACAAAGACAGTGCGTCTGAAAAAGACAGCTCAGAGAATGCAAATGCATGCAAATCTAAGTCACTTGGTACTGGGTCCTCCAGTGCCCTCCAAAATGATTTTGAGAGTGAGaatactaaagaaaaattaaaggaagaaaaagcaaaattggCAAAGCAGGTTCAAGAGAAGGAAGAACTTCTTCGGAGATTAAAACTTGTCAAAATGTATAGAATAAAG aACAACCTGGCTGAGTTAGAGATGTTAATAAAGAAGTGGCGGAAGTGCAGCCAGCAGCTACTGTATGAGCTGCAGGCAGTCATGTCTGAGGAGGACGAGAAACTCAGCCTCACTGAGCTCATCGACTACTACGGGGTAGATGAGAAAGTTGTGCACTATGATAGAAGTGAAGAAGAATTTACAGGGGTTTga
- the LOC100755061 gene encoding swi5-dependent recombination DNA repair protein 1 homolog isoform X3, whose translation MESASDSTSTKMEGAVDSASNKVENTSDSESTKLESESDSTSVKIESESDSTSTKLESESDSSSIKVESAVDSASAKMEIESDSTSAKMESTSDSASSKVEKSTSDSSLSKVEKSTSDSASSKVEKSTSDSASSKVEKSTSDSASTLPDTPGTSDTLPSPQTNTLGRQPMSGTLKERLKKTRSSSHSFCSVVKRLKVEKEENYETSSEPGASSKEKSCSEFQGSLKHKDSASEKDSSENANACKSKSLGTGSSSALQNDFESENTKEKLKEEKAKLAKQVQEKEELLRRLKLVKMYRIKNNLAELEMLIKKWRKCSQQLLYELQAVMSEEDEKLSLTELIDYYGVDEKVVHYDRSEEEFTGV comes from the exons ATGGAGAGCGCATCAGATTCAACATCCACCAAGATGGAGGGTGCAGTAGATTCAGCATCTAACAAGGTGGAGAATACATCAGATTCAGAATCCACCAAGCTGGAGAGCGAATCAGATTCAACATCCGTCAAGATAGAGAGTGAATCAGATTCAACATCAACCAAGCTGGAGAGCGAATCAGATTCATCATCCATCAAGGTGGAGAGTGCAGTAGATTCAGCTTCTGCCAAGATGGAGATCGAATCAGATTCAACATCCGCCAAGATGGAGAGCACATCAGATTCAGCATCGAGCAAGGTAGAGAAGAGCACATCAGATTCATCATTGAGCAAGGTGGAGAAGAGCACATCAGATTCAGCATCGAGCAAGGTGGAGAAGAGCACATCAGATTCAGCATCGAGCAAGGTGGAGAAGAGCACATCAGATTCAGCATCGACTTTACCTGACACTCCGGGGACCAGTGATACTCTACCATCACCCCAAACAAATACTTTAGGAAGACAA CCTATGAGTGGAACACTTaaagaaagattaaagaaaacaaggtCTTCATCTCATTCTTTTTGTAGTGTGGTGAAACGACTTAAAGTAGAGAAGGAGGAAAATTATGAGACCTCTTCAGAACCAGGAgcatcatcaaaagaaaaaagctgtTCCGAATTCCAAGGAAGTTTGAAACACAAAGACAGTGCGTCTGAAAAAGACAGCTCAGAGAATGCAAATGCATGCAAATCTAAGTCACTTGGTACTGGGTCCTCCAGTGCCCTCCAAAATGATTTTGAGAGTGAGaatactaaagaaaaattaaaggaagaaaaagcaaaattggCAAAGCAGGTTCAAGAGAAGGAAGAACTTCTTCGGAGATTAAAACTTGTCAAAATGTATAGAATAAAG aACAACCTGGCTGAGTTAGAGATGTTAATAAAGAAGTGGCGGAAGTGCAGCCAGCAGCTACTGTATGAGCTGCAGGCAGTCATGTCTGAGGAGGACGAGAAACTCAGCCTCACTGAGCTCATCGACTACTACGGGGTAGATGAGAAAGTTGTGCACTATGATAGAAGTGAAGAAGAATTTACAGGGGTTTga